A region from the Tigriopus californicus strain San Diego chromosome 9, Tcal_SD_v2.1, whole genome shotgun sequence genome encodes:
- the LOC131887147 gene encoding uncharacterized protein LOC131887147 isoform X1 — translation MYGPWVPDGHSPRLDPVTPDSKVRSRLSFVVINPCPVDGFCLGLSPRWMMSSTELMSRLGSKPQIDLQLLFELVQKVGLEREANMSRKKALWIQVANRYNAYFGDELADELYNANSCRRAWNNLKVRTRKKYSDLLKEHGPADGEEPRFKLDQFSMRILAETGDKPEFWPKITESSSSDKTNDLTSTMRQHRIDKKRHETVLWLQDDSFTPGFSSSGDDESSRNEEAHVKQINILNDKRGGRQSQPRQTPSSSCFQEDFYSSHDSNDSLASHKSDPIQVFNSSRGNNSMKSEEKLPSTSPHGYRSTHSRVRRSKNEGKRARLSILPYESEESQTRVESKLKIEEYHMKRQILRIDRDTAEIQRRAAEAKLIREQKLFEIEKKKLTDLSLMEVSAAKYRARKERALALKAERDLGIESPSSDELMLDQ, via the exons ATGTATGGCCCGTGGGTGCCGGATGGACACTCACCCCGACTTGACCCGGTGACCCCTGACTCGAAAGTCAGAAGCCGATTGAGCTTTGTGGTGAtcaac CCTTGTCCAGTCGACGGGTTCTGTTTGGGATTGAGTCCGAGGTGGATGATGAGTTCCACGGAGCTGATGTCTCGCCTGGGCTCCAAGCCCCAAATCGATTTGCAATTGCTCTTTGAATTGGTCCAGAAAGTCGGGCTAGAGCGTGAGGCCAACATGTCCCGAAAGAAGGCCCTCTGGATCCAAGTGGCCAATCGATACAATGCCTACTTCGGCGACGAGCTGGCCGACGAGCTCTACAATGCCAATTCCTGTCGGAGAGCTTGGAATAATCTCAAG GTTCGGACGCGTAAGAAATACTCAGATTTGTTGAAGGAGCATGGTCCAGCGGACGGAGAAGAGCCCCGTTTCAAATTGGATCAGTTTTCCATGCGGATCTTAGCTGAAACGGGCGATAAGCCCGagttttggcccaaaatcaCGGAGTCCTCCTCCTCGGACAAAACGAATGATTTGACTTCGACCATGCGACAGCATCGGATTGATAAGAAACGTCACGAAACGGTGCTCTGGCTGCAGGATGACAGCTTCACACCCGGGTTTTCGTCCTCGGGTGACGATGAGTCTTCGCGGAATGAGGAGGCCCATGTCAAGCAGATCAATATCTTGAACGATAAAAGGGGGGGTCGTCAATCCCAACCGCGTCAGACTCCGTCCAGCTCATGTTTTCAAGAGGATTTTTATTCGA GCCATGATTCCAATGATTCCTTGGCTTCCCACAAGAGTGATCCCATTCAGGTCTTCAATTCCAGTCGTGGTAACAATTCAATGAAATCCGAGGAAAAGCTGCCCTCCACCAGTCCTCATGG CTATCGCTCCACCCACTCCAGAGTACGAAGAAGTAAAAATGAAGGCAAGAGAGCGCGACTTTCCATTCTACCTTATGAATCCGAGGAATCTCAAACGAGAGTGGAGTCAAAGCTGAAGATTGAGGAATACCAT ATGAAACGTCAGATTCTTCGGATTGACAGAGATACCGCAGAAATCCAAAGGAGAGCTGCGGAAGCTAAATTAATTCGAGAACAGAAGctttttgaaatagaaaaaaagaagctcaCCGACCTATCTCTGATGGAAGTGTCAGCGGCCAAGTATCGAGCCCGAAAAGAACGGGCTTTGGCGCTAAAAGCCGAGAGAGACTTGGGGATTGAGAGCCCATCGAGTGATGAGTTAATGTTGGATCAATAG
- the LOC131887147 gene encoding uncharacterized protein LOC131887147 isoform X2, translating to MYGPWVPDGHSPRLDPVTPDSKVRSRLSFVPCPVDGFCLGLSPRWMMSSTELMSRLGSKPQIDLQLLFELVQKVGLEREANMSRKKALWIQVANRYNAYFGDELADELYNANSCRRAWNNLKVRTRKKYSDLLKEHGPADGEEPRFKLDQFSMRILAETGDKPEFWPKITESSSSDKTNDLTSTMRQHRIDKKRHETVLWLQDDSFTPGFSSSGDDESSRNEEAHVKQINILNDKRGGRQSQPRQTPSSSCFQEDFYSSHDSNDSLASHKSDPIQVFNSSRGNNSMKSEEKLPSTSPHGYRSTHSRVRRSKNEGKRARLSILPYESEESQTRVESKLKIEEYHMKRQILRIDRDTAEIQRRAAEAKLIREQKLFEIEKKKLTDLSLMEVSAAKYRARKERALALKAERDLGIESPSSDELMLDQ from the exons ATGTATGGCCCGTGGGTGCCGGATGGACACTCACCCCGACTTGACCCGGTGACCCCTGACTCGAAAGTCAGAAGCCGATTGAGCTTTGTG CCTTGTCCAGTCGACGGGTTCTGTTTGGGATTGAGTCCGAGGTGGATGATGAGTTCCACGGAGCTGATGTCTCGCCTGGGCTCCAAGCCCCAAATCGATTTGCAATTGCTCTTTGAATTGGTCCAGAAAGTCGGGCTAGAGCGTGAGGCCAACATGTCCCGAAAGAAGGCCCTCTGGATCCAAGTGGCCAATCGATACAATGCCTACTTCGGCGACGAGCTGGCCGACGAGCTCTACAATGCCAATTCCTGTCGGAGAGCTTGGAATAATCTCAAG GTTCGGACGCGTAAGAAATACTCAGATTTGTTGAAGGAGCATGGTCCAGCGGACGGAGAAGAGCCCCGTTTCAAATTGGATCAGTTTTCCATGCGGATCTTAGCTGAAACGGGCGATAAGCCCGagttttggcccaaaatcaCGGAGTCCTCCTCCTCGGACAAAACGAATGATTTGACTTCGACCATGCGACAGCATCGGATTGATAAGAAACGTCACGAAACGGTGCTCTGGCTGCAGGATGACAGCTTCACACCCGGGTTTTCGTCCTCGGGTGACGATGAGTCTTCGCGGAATGAGGAGGCCCATGTCAAGCAGATCAATATCTTGAACGATAAAAGGGGGGGTCGTCAATCCCAACCGCGTCAGACTCCGTCCAGCTCATGTTTTCAAGAGGATTTTTATTCGA GCCATGATTCCAATGATTCCTTGGCTTCCCACAAGAGTGATCCCATTCAGGTCTTCAATTCCAGTCGTGGTAACAATTCAATGAAATCCGAGGAAAAGCTGCCCTCCACCAGTCCTCATGG CTATCGCTCCACCCACTCCAGAGTACGAAGAAGTAAAAATGAAGGCAAGAGAGCGCGACTTTCCATTCTACCTTATGAATCCGAGGAATCTCAAACGAGAGTGGAGTCAAAGCTGAAGATTGAGGAATACCAT ATGAAACGTCAGATTCTTCGGATTGACAGAGATACCGCAGAAATCCAAAGGAGAGCTGCGGAAGCTAAATTAATTCGAGAACAGAAGctttttgaaatagaaaaaaagaagctcaCCGACCTATCTCTGATGGAAGTGTCAGCGGCCAAGTATCGAGCCCGAAAAGAACGGGCTTTGGCGCTAAAAGCCGAGAGAGACTTGGGGATTGAGAGCCCATCGAGTGATGAGTTAATGTTGGATCAATAG
- the LOC131887146 gene encoding serine/threonine-protein phosphatase 4 regulatory subunit 2-like, with protein sequence MLTSRSFQPGFNIMDNLEEVLLELNQFEKKSPETLTPVMEAYLLSVAQTGHTHFPWQKIKPLLKLKLDAVIKDFHASHPTDDLPHVPNVDPFSFRDCRDKVFGQLDGFPGIPFTVQRLCELLTQPKKHYKRTDKFMRAIEKNMLVVSTVDPRHKPPVEEDEPSVNTIVNGDHSTSSDGESSSPLRSNGIGSPGYRRLNHDKDSVTETPKGPLFPSLPDNSDKAEGDEPAPTSTPPPTAEETDQGESSPAESSLENRLASTTQASPEISSAPAPKSEDSSPSSTLSLANSSEVSSSSSPSVLPPSTSAVVETAERTEAQIDAKKSSEKNENEEDKAQPMEQDTAEETSEDIKASDDIAMVTGSTHDLSSDTSIDDVTNHLTHLDGDPLSKGEGDQASSEPAVVEKMDQEPPSSSVEVPDQTMAEQNAQGCASSSGSTSETIETNTNVVVEQADTKDQVLPSVEKEMKEPVVVAAAQEQATTSDSKPVPGVEEETLDEDGPSEAKIPKKEDSPTTIAAATIAVTSSTVISSS encoded by the exons ATGTTGACTTCACGTTCTTTTCAGCCTGGATTCAACATCATGGATAATTTGGAAGAAGTGTTGCTCGAACTCAatcagtttgaaaagaaatcgccCGAAACCCTCACCCCCGTCATGGAGGCGTATTTGCTCTCCGTGGCTCAAACGGGTCACACTCATTTCCCTTGGCAGAAAATCAAACCCTTGTTAAAGCTGAAGTTGGACGCGGTCATCAAAGACTTCCACGCCTCGCATCCGACCGATGACTTGCCCCACGTGCCCAATGTCGATCCATTTTCGTTCCGGGATTGCCGAGACAAAGTTTTCGGCCAGTTGGATGGATTTCCCGGGATCCCTTTCACGGTTCAGCGTCTGTGTGAGCTTTTGACTCAGCCCAAGAAACATTATAAGCGCACGGACAAGTTCATGCGGGCtatcgaaaaaaatatgttggtCGTGTCGACCGTCGATCCGCGCCACAAGCCGCCCGTCGAGGAAGATGAACCCTCGGTCAACACCATTGTCAACGGTGATCATTCCACATCTAGTGACGGGGAAAGCTCGTCACCCCTTCGATCCAATGGGATCGGATCGCCCGGCTATCGACGGCTCAATCATGATAAGGACTCTGTGACCGAAACGCCTAAGGGTCCGCTTTTTCCTTCTCTGCCTGATAATTCCGATAAAGCGGAAGGAGATGAACCTGCGCCCACCTCCACCCCACCTCCTACTGCAGAGGAAACCGACCAAG GTGAGAGTAGCCCAGCTGAATCGTCATTAGAAAACCGCCTGGCTTCCACTACTCAAGCAAGCCCGGAAATCAGTTCAGCCCCTGCCCCCAAATCGGAAGATTCTTCGCCCTCGTCCACCCTGTCACTTGCCAATTCATCGGAAgtctcgtcgtcctcttctcCGTCAGTATTGCCTCCCTCCACATCTGCTGTAGTCGAGACTGCGGAACGAACAGAGGCCCAAATCGACGCTAAAAAGTCctctgaaaaaaatgaaaacgagGAAGACAAAGCACAGCCCATGGAACAAGATACAGCCGAGG AAACATCAGAGGACATTAAGGCTTCGGATGATATTGCCATGGTTACGGGCTCAACTCACGACCTCTCCTCAGATACTTCTATAGATGATGTTACCAATCACTTGACCCATCTGGACGGAGACCCCTTGAGCAAGGGCGAAGGTGACCAGGCTTCCTCCGAGCCTGCTGTCGTTGAGAAAATGGATCAAGAGCCACCTTCTTCTTCAGTCGAAGTTCCAGACCAAACCATGGCTGAGCAGAATGCCCAAGGATGTGCGTCCTCTAGTGGGTCGACATCCGAAACCATTGAAACCAATACGAATGTCGTTGTTGAGCAGGCAGACACCAAAGATCAGGTTTTACCCAGCGtggagaaagaaatgaaagagcCTGTTGTCGTTGCGGCTGCTCAAGAGCAAGCCACAACTTCGGACTCGAAACCCGTGCCAGGAGTAGAGGAAGAAACCCTTGATGAGGACGGACCCTCCGAGGCCAAGATTCCCAAAAAGGAAGATTCGCCAACAACCATTGCAGCTGCTACAATTGCTGTCACATCATCCACGGTGATTTCTTCCTCCTAG
- the LOC131887148 gene encoding uncharacterized protein LOC131887148: protein MVWRISLLLSLCFCWLHKSQAELWEKDMTDEVYIEASTEGFESVHLECLVDSMRVKLELSEEFEGIFYTRGSYKMGQLPCFNDVESGTMAELTIPYEGCETKSKDDIYTNVVIAQHDDFLIFPGDLAFEISCTKSSEDESIASIGLADPDPSAKELPKHKKSTVTATRSVAFTPNDVRPKKAPKAKTSKCKKVKGTSTNKDEL, encoded by the coding sequence ATGGTGTGGCGGATTTCCTTGCTCCTATCCTTGTGCTTTTGTTGGCTCCACAAGTCTCAAGCCGAGCTTTGGGAAAAAGATATGACCGATGAAGTGTACATTGAGGCATCCACAGAGGGATTCGAATCTGTTCATCTGGAATGCCTCGTTGACTCCATGCGTGTCAAGTTAGAACTCTCTGAAGAGTTCGAAGGCATCTTTTACACCAGAGGTAGCTACAAAATGGGTCAACTCCCGTGTTTCAACGATGTGGAAAGTGGAACGATGGCCGAGTTAACCATTCCGTATGAGGGTTGCGAGACCAAGAGCAAAGACGATATTTATACCAATGTGGTGATTGCTCAACACGATGACTTTCTGATTTTCCCGGGAGACTTGGCCTTCGAAATTTCGTGCACCAAGTCATCGGAAGACGAGTCTATTGCTAGCATTGGTTTGGCTGATCCCGATCCGAGTGCGAAAGAATTGCCCAAGCATAAAAAATCGACGGTCACGGCTACTCGATCTGTTGCGTTCACACCCAATGATGTGCGGCCTAAAAAGGCACCCAAAGCTAAAACCTCCAAgtgtaaaaaagtgaaaggcACGTCGACCAATAAAGATGAACTATAG
- the LOC131887149 gene encoding SUMO-conjugating enzyme UBC9-B-like: MSGIAQARLAEERKAWRKDHPFGFIARPTKNPDGTLNLMLWEYGIPGKKGTPWENGMYRGQMIFKDDFPSTPPKVKFVPPLFHPNVYPSGTVCLSLLDEEKDWRPAITIKQLLLGIQDLLNDPNIKDPAQAEAYTCYCQNRTEYEKRVRAQARAMTAEMH, from the coding sequence ATGTCGGGCATCGCTCAAGCGCGTTTGGCCGAGGAGCGGAAGGCGTGGCGGAAAGACCACCCGTTCGGGTTCATCGCCCGTCCCACCAAGAATCCGGACGGTACGCTGAATCTCATGTTGTGGGAGTACGGCATTCCGGGCAAGAAAGGCACGCCCTGGGAGAACGGCATGTATCGCGGACAGATGATCTTCAAAGACGATTTCCCCTCCACTCCGCCCAAGGTCAAGTTCGTGCCGCCCCTGTTCCACCCCAACGTGTATCCCTCGGGCACGGTGTGCTTGTCCTTGTTGGACGAGGAAAAGGATTGGCGACCCGCCATCACCATCAAGCAATTGCTTTTGGGCATCCAGGATCTGCTGAACGATCCCAACATCAAGGATCCGGCTCAGGCCGAGGCCTACACTTGCTATTGCCAAAACCGAACGGAGTATGAGAAACGGGTGCGGGCCCAAGCCCGTGCCATGACGGCCGAGATGCACTAA
- the LOC131887147 gene encoding uncharacterized protein LOC131887147 isoform X3 produces the protein MMSSTELMSRLGSKPQIDLQLLFELVQKVGLEREANMSRKKALWIQVANRYNAYFGDELADELYNANSCRRAWNNLKVRTRKKYSDLLKEHGPADGEEPRFKLDQFSMRILAETGDKPEFWPKITESSSSDKTNDLTSTMRQHRIDKKRHETVLWLQDDSFTPGFSSSGDDESSRNEEAHVKQINILNDKRGGRQSQPRQTPSSSCFQEDFYSSHDSNDSLASHKSDPIQVFNSSRGNNSMKSEEKLPSTSPHGYRSTHSRVRRSKNEGKRARLSILPYESEESQTRVESKLKIEEYHMKRQILRIDRDTAEIQRRAAEAKLIREQKLFEIEKKKLTDLSLMEVSAAKYRARKERALALKAERDLGIESPSSDELMLDQ, from the exons ATGATGAGTTCCACGGAGCTGATGTCTCGCCTGGGCTCCAAGCCCCAAATCGATTTGCAATTGCTCTTTGAATTGGTCCAGAAAGTCGGGCTAGAGCGTGAGGCCAACATGTCCCGAAAGAAGGCCCTCTGGATCCAAGTGGCCAATCGATACAATGCCTACTTCGGCGACGAGCTGGCCGACGAGCTCTACAATGCCAATTCCTGTCGGAGAGCTTGGAATAATCTCAAG GTTCGGACGCGTAAGAAATACTCAGATTTGTTGAAGGAGCATGGTCCAGCGGACGGAGAAGAGCCCCGTTTCAAATTGGATCAGTTTTCCATGCGGATCTTAGCTGAAACGGGCGATAAGCCCGagttttggcccaaaatcaCGGAGTCCTCCTCCTCGGACAAAACGAATGATTTGACTTCGACCATGCGACAGCATCGGATTGATAAGAAACGTCACGAAACGGTGCTCTGGCTGCAGGATGACAGCTTCACACCCGGGTTTTCGTCCTCGGGTGACGATGAGTCTTCGCGGAATGAGGAGGCCCATGTCAAGCAGATCAATATCTTGAACGATAAAAGGGGGGGTCGTCAATCCCAACCGCGTCAGACTCCGTCCAGCTCATGTTTTCAAGAGGATTTTTATTCGA GCCATGATTCCAATGATTCCTTGGCTTCCCACAAGAGTGATCCCATTCAGGTCTTCAATTCCAGTCGTGGTAACAATTCAATGAAATCCGAGGAAAAGCTGCCCTCCACCAGTCCTCATGG CTATCGCTCCACCCACTCCAGAGTACGAAGAAGTAAAAATGAAGGCAAGAGAGCGCGACTTTCCATTCTACCTTATGAATCCGAGGAATCTCAAACGAGAGTGGAGTCAAAGCTGAAGATTGAGGAATACCAT ATGAAACGTCAGATTCTTCGGATTGACAGAGATACCGCAGAAATCCAAAGGAGAGCTGCGGAAGCTAAATTAATTCGAGAACAGAAGctttttgaaatagaaaaaaagaagctcaCCGACCTATCTCTGATGGAAGTGTCAGCGGCCAAGTATCGAGCCCGAAAAGAACGGGCTTTGGCGCTAAAAGCCGAGAGAGACTTGGGGATTGAGAGCCCATCGAGTGATGAGTTAATGTTGGATCAATAG
- the LOC131887034 gene encoding LIM/homeobox protein Lhx3-like, producing MTMGILRGGGVGVPGGSSPPTSSSVSNSMSSETSQVPICCVGCGESIKDKFVTTVLAKPWHATCVQCAECGVQLEEKCFARDGKIFCHNDFYQRYGPRCSGCQNVIHPNDMVRKAKERIFHLTCFTCVMCKRQLNTGDKLFVMMDGAFVCKDDYVAHVLNNQSNNVYFYDCDEDEDDYAEENDRFTRPQLNLSMAGTSSPNESSLLNATHTQQRQQPPTSSSSSSCSHSIISSSLELISPSSSSNSAHEFPSLPQPQFPPDQETPELVAHVNPRAHVKGAKDEQEEGEKKSQLCGDPIDSLEMDDGNGVNKRRGPRTTIKAKQLEVLKATFSQTPKPSRHIREQLAKETELPMRVIQVWFQNKRSKERRMKQTPTTRGKFLFGTKGQKWRGFDKDNRFHFHEGRPSTTELGLYGLSPCSSNSPTSLSNSSHLMGAPLGHDPPFQQPLDGSPLPGPSPLQQNHQSPCDNFFGHRPPRLGSEVAYMDEPDHPGRDLNANLTLMSLSSCSSSAFLERDDMQDAPGESW from the exons ATGACAATGGGGATTCTCCGCGGCGGTGGGGTGGGGGTACCTGGAGGCAGTTCTCCACCCACATCCTCAAGTGTGTCGAATTCAATGTCAAGTGAAACGAGTCAAGTACCCATCTGCTGTGTCGGTTGTGGGGAGTCTATCAAGGATAAATTTGTCACCACGGTTCTAGCCAAGCCTTGGCACGCTACCTGTGTCCAATGTGCCGAGTGCGGAGTGCAACTGGAAGAGAAATGTTTTGCACGAGACGGCAAGATATTTTGCCACAATGATTTTTATCA ACGATATGGACCCCGATGCAGTGGATGCCAAAACGTGATTCATCCCAACGACATGGTGAGAAAAGCCAAAGAGCGAATATTCCATCTCACCTGTTTCACCTGCGTCATGTGTAAGCGTCAGCTCAACACGGGAGATAAGTTGTTTGTCATGATGGATGGCGCGTTTGTCTGCAAAGATGATTACGTCGCTCATGTTCTCAATAATCAAAGCAACAATGTCTACTTTTACG ATtgcgacgaggacgaggacgattACGCGGAAGAGAATGACAGATTCACCCGTCCACAACTCAATCTATCAATGGCAGGAACATCTTCGCCCAATGAGTCGTCGTTGCTCAACGCCACACATAcccaacaacgacaacaaccaccaacatcatcatcatcatcatcgtgcTCACATTCGATCATCTCGTCGTCCCTGGAATTGATCTCTCCGTCATCGTCATCGAACTCGGCCCACGAGTTCCCCAGCCTCCCTCAGCCACAATTTCCCCCTGACCAGGAAACCCCTGAATTGGTTGCTCATGTCAATCCGAGAGCGCACGTTAAAGGTGCAAAGGATGAACAAG AAGAGGGTGAAAAGAAAAGCCAACTTTGTGGTGATCCCATCGATTCTCTCGAAATGGACGACGGAAATGGAGTTAACAAGCGAAGAGGGCCCAGAACGACGATCAAGGCCAAACAGTTGGAGGTCTTGAAGGCCACTTTTTCACAAACGCCGAAACCTAGCCGTCATATACGAGAGCAACTCGCAAAGGAGACGGAATTGCCTATGAGAGTCATCCAG GTTTGGTTTCAGAACAAACGCAGTAAAGAGAGACGCATGAAGCAAACACCCACGACGCGGGGCAAGTTCCTCTTCGGGACCAAGGGGCAGAAATGGCGTGGATTCGATAAGGACAATCGATTCCACTTTCACGAGGGTCGACCCTCAACCACTGAATTGGGACTCTATGGTTTGTCACCATGCTCTTCGAACTCCCCCACTTCGTTATCAAACTCGTCTCACCTCATGGGTGCACCTCTTGGACATGACCCACCATTTCAACAACCCCTGGATGGATCGCCATTGCCAG GCCCATCTCCACTGCAACAAAACCATCAAAGCCCCTGTGATAATTTCTTCGGGCATCGTCCCCCCCGACTTGGCTCTGAAGTTGCCTACATGGACGAGCCTGATCATCCTGGGCGAGATCTCAACGCAAACCTGACTCTCATGTCATTATCATCCTGTAGCTCATCGGCCTTCCTTGAACGAG ATGACATGCAAGATGCTCCGGGCGAGTCATGGTAA